ggagaaggtgaCTGGTGCCTCAGCTGAGCCAGGGAAGGAAGcatcagcaccagcaccagggagggCAATCTGCCCCAGGGTCTGGTTGACAATGCACAGAGAGGAAGTTGCTTATCTGGCCAGAGCTGCATGGAGaaatataaaagtaaaatataaaaggaaCTGGATCCCCTGGATTAAAGAAGCACTTGGATCTGTGAGATACATAAAATGCCAGTGCTGGAAGGTACCTCCTTGGGAGGCCAGATCCAGCCCTTGAAGACCCAGAGACCCCTCTGAAATCTCCTGCAATGGGGCTCTTGGCTCATCCTTTGGCCCAGGAACAGGGGAGGCTTTACCCCAAGCAGAGTGTAAGCAGGTTCTGGCCCCTGGGTGCCAGCTTCGGGCCCTGCAACCCTATCCTGGCAACTGTCTTCACCCCCAGGCTGGCACCTCCCTTCCCGCAGGGCCCACCCGGCCCTTTCCTGTgtcccaccccagcagcctggccctgctccccagcagaaATCCCTGGAGCACTGTTTGTTGCTACAGCATTTGCAAAAGATGTCCCCTTTGGTCCCCATCCTGCAAACATGCACACCCAGCATCCTCTCCCCAGTAGGGCTGAGAGTTGCACCCAGTATAGAGGTGGGAACCAAGCCTTCTCCCTGACCCAGGAGGAAGGGGAACTCAGCAGATCCCAGCCTGGCTCTTCGCCAGGAGTTCTGGGGGGGCTGATTCTGGAGTATGGCCGGGGTAGAGTGATATATGGCTTGTGGGGGCCAAGAGGGAATCAGGAGACATTGGGGATTGGAGATTGGGGGAAGTTATGGACATTACTTCTGGGGAACGGAGAGGTGAGGGATGGGGGCTGTGGTTTATGGgcgggggggggaagagggaagggggcCGCAGGGCAGATTGACTGTAGGGGGCCGGGGTCAGGCGTATTTTGGGGGTTGCCACCGCACAGTGCTACCGGAGGGTCCATAGTTGGACGTGAGAGAGGGGCTGAAGGTGAACCGAGTGCCGTGGGGAGGGGGGGCCGGTCCGGGGCGGGCTGCAGCGGGGCCGCCCCGCGGCGAGGCGGAGCTGGCGGCCGCGCCCGGCGGGGAGCGCGGCGGGGCGCGGAGCGGCCCCGGAGGATGGGGTGTGCGGCGGCAGGTGAGGCCGGGCAGGGCACCCCGGGGGCTGGGGGATGAGCACAGCCCCGGGACGGGGGGGAGGACGAGCAAAGCCCCGGGGGTCGCTCACTGTCCGCGGCATCCGGCCGCAGCAGCGGGACGTCGGGTGTGAGACAGCCCCGGGCTGTCGGGGACAGAGAGCCCTGAGAGGTGGCTTCGGGGGGCTGCGGAGACCCTTCCCTTGCGGGGAGGGAGAAGCGGGGTTCACCTCCCGCCGTGATGGGCTGGAACAAGGGGAGGGCTGGTCCCACCTGGGGGTCACCTGTCCCCTCTACGCTCTCtgcaggtgctgggctggggactCTCTGGGGCAGCTTCCTGCTCGCTGCCAGCCTTGCCCTCGATGCAGCACCCCAAAGCTGCAACTGCACGGAGCCCATGGACTTCCAGGCTTTCCAGGAAGCTCCACTCCCTGAAAGCTGCTGCCTCAACTTCACCAGCTCCAACATCACCCACCTGGACTGGGGTGCACTGGTAGGGGTGCGAGGGCTGCGGGAGCTCTACCTCTCGCACTGCAGCATCACAGATATCACCAATGCACAGGGAGTCCCCCCTGCCTTGGAGATCTTGCATTTAAGTCACAACCTGCTGGAAAGTctccctggaagttttctggAAGATGCCCCTAATTTGAGGGTCCTTTATCTGGACAGCAAtcagctccaggagctgcccaAGTCCTTCCTGAAAGCATCAACTCAGGTCCAGGAGGTCTACCTGGGCTCCAATGCCCTGACCATCCTTCCCACCAGCCTCCTGAAGCCATCTCTGCTCCAACTCCAGCTCTCCAATAACAGCTGGGACTGCAGCTGTGCTTTTCTTAGCAACCTGGAGGGTTGGCCCAGCTTGGCTGCTGAGATTATCTGCCACACACCAGAGCGGTATCACGGAATGGACCTTCAAAGCATCCCCCGGGATGAGCTGTGCCGCTCACACAACCTCACTGCCCTCTTCATCTGCCTGCCCCCTCTCCTCATCCTTGTCAGTATCACCTGGTGCTtctgcaggaggaagagaaagaccAACTACAGCATTCAGAGGAGATCCCAGAGCCACACGGCTACAGCAGAGAGGGGAGACATTCCGGTGCCTGCAGAACCCCACCACTACGTCCCCTATGAACTGCCTGCTGTACCCTCTGAGACTGAGAAGAACGTGCTGCTGGGGAACAAggtcctgctccagccctctgcagacctgttggagagcagcaaagATCTCTATGAGGAAGTGGAGATCCAGATGGGATCCTCCTGTTCCCAGGTGCCAGCCCGTgaagggctgcagggcagggcagtggGCAGGCAACAGGATGCCCCATCCCagagggcagaggagctggggagcagtGAGCCAGAGGTGGACACCGTCAGTGTGAGTGAAGTCCTGAAGGACTCTGCTGACAGGGAAAAGATGTACATGAGCCAGTCAACCAACTACTACAATTTAGTACCTGGCATCGAACTGGAGGACTCAGACAACATCGAACTGGAGTACGAGAGCATTGACCTGCACTGATGCCAGCACTTTGCCAGGAGGATGGCAGGAGCCAGGTGGTAGTGaaagccagcagagcaggagaggcaTGAGCTGCCCTGCCATGGCTTACAGCAGCTGTTTGCAAAGCTGAACCCCCAAattcccatccctccccccatGTGTATCCCTCGCTTGTCATGTGCTGCAGCTGGGTCGGGATGCCAGGGTGCTTTGGGCATGGGGGaccctgctgcaggctggcGTTGTCTGGGGACATTTGAGCTGGTAGTGCCCAAGGAAGGATGTGGAGAGGAGATGGCTGTTTTTGGGGACCAGGTGACACTACTGTGTGTGCCAGACCCACTGATCACCCAGGGCCTCCATCTTCTCCCAGCAGAGCGAGATGGCAGAGAACAGGATCTGGGGACATGAAAGGGATCTGGCTCTGTCTACATGATCTGTTGAGGGTGTCACATGTGGACAGGGTGCCCTGGGATTGGCACCCAGGGGAAGCCTGGGGtggccctgcctgctgctcatCCTGCATCTTGACATGTCCCACAGCATGGCATGGGGGCTTGAGACAGACGGTGCACACGTACTGCTGTATGTGCAGGGACTGCACACGGGTGGGCATCAGAAGGTGTGTGAGGTGCACACGCACCAGGGAAACACTGGAGGGGGCCCTGTTCGGCCCCCCTGCCCAATGTGCTGCCAAATCCTGTAGGATTTAGCTCTCAATAAATCATTTTACTCCTGGCTGTGTGGCTCCATCCCTGTGTCTCTGTGGTTTGGGGTGGTGAGGACCTAGATGACGAGACATAGGGGAGTGCAGAGATGGGGGCGGGGGTTGATCCTACCCCATCTCCCCTCCCATGCCCTGGTGGATGCCCCAGCATGGGTCtcatccagcagctcccaggccaTCgtggtggagcagagctgggcactggCTGAGGGTGAACAGATCCTCTGCTTTGCACCACGATTTACAGACCATCCAGGGAAGATGTCAATCTGCTGTAAACACCACAGTTCCCGGCTGGGGCAGGGCCTTGAGAGGCTCCTGAGAACAGGGAAGAAGCTGGGGATGCTGTAAATCATCCCCCAGCACAGACTCCCCTCCTGGCAATTCTCATCCAtgggtgctccagcccttctcTGAAGATGGGGAGATGCAGGCACTCTTGAGCCCTGTCCCCCTTTGCCCAGGAGGACATTTCCCAGGCTGGAAGCTCCCAGCCCACACTGGAGCCGTGCCGGGCCTGGACTGGGCGCTGTGCccaggcaggaagggagggagccGGGCAGGGCAGGACGTGGAGCTCCCGCCGGTAAAGGAAGCGGCGTTTCCTGGGGAGGGAGCCTGGCCTCCAGCAGCCCGTGGTGGGATGAGCCACCACCCCGGGCAGTGTTCAGCCCCAACCCGAGCACAGATCAGGGACGAGGATGGGATGATTTCCCTGCATGTCTCGCTGTCATTCACAGATGCTTCCCACCGTTTTATGTCTCACtggaattttttcctccctgctccctcctggtCTGGTGCTGGCCTTTAAAGTGCCTCCATCACCCCAGGGAATCATGGCAGGCCCCAGCTCATGCCATCCCCAGGTCCAGTTTTTGATCCATGCTCCAGAAAtaccctgcagccctccttgGTTGCTGACTCTTCCCTTGCCCCCTGAGGTCTTGTTCCCAGGGCTGACAGGAGAAAtgctccttcctttcccttcattCCCATGGAGCCTAAATCCAGCTCCTGTGGCTGCTAAGGGGAATGACCCAAACCACCCCACTGGCTTGGTGGGTGAATCTGGAATTTGTCAAGGAGTGTACATCTTCTGCAGCAAAAAGGGAACAGACAGCCCCAAGGGCTGATACGAGTGACCATTGTGGGGTATTAGGCCAAGTGatacagccaggaaaaaaaccaaaccaaaccaaaataaacaaaacccagaaaaaatcCCTGCTTTCATCCCCTGTAGGAGGGTTCCCACACTTGGACTGCTGTGTGCTTCCCTTGACCATATTAGCAGAGCTGTTAAAACATTCTCTTCCTACAAGCCCACTTTTCCCAAAGCCATCTTTAAATCCCCCATCTACCCACAGCAAGGCAGCCCTGTTCCTCCTCTGCTACCCTCTGGGCCACTGCTGGACCTGTTAAAGACTAACGACAAGGTCATTTTCTGTGTTGGACCATGTCCTGTGAAAATACCCCGAAGTTAATACTGTATGGAGCTGAGcaagctgctgaaaagcaagaagcagcacTCAAGATGAGTGACCTCACTTGGGTTGTGCTGCCAGCTGCTTATCATATGAAaagtagctttttaaaaaaatccagccctTACAGCTATCTGCAGAAATGGCTAAGGTCCTCAGCCAGGCCTTGGAACCTCATAAACCCATCCAGACTAAATCTGTGCTtagccccagcccctgcccattCCTTCCTGGCTCTGCATGGGGCAGACTCGCCTCCTCCCAGGCAGGTAATTCCCTGTGCAAACCCACAGGGCTATGCCAAGGCCAGAGCAGAAACCATACACCCTGTGGGCAAGCCACATGAGGTCCCACAGCCTGTGCCAGCCTGAGAGTCAGATGCCACACACCCCTGGCTGGCTGCCACCGTCCCATTCCGTCACACCTACAGCATGGCCCCTGTGGGTGACACTGCTCTTGCTCCCATGGGTGCTTTTCAGAGGAGGCTGCATTGATGAATTAGCCATAATCCTGCTCATCGGGGGCCAGGTTTACAGTTCCTGCTCTTAAACCACACTTGCTCTGTTAGCCTCAGTTTTTCCATCAGTACAAAGTCCCCTAGAATCACCCCAAAACCTGTTTGTGCCTGGCAGAAGGTGATGGTAAAGGAACCCTCAAGAGGAAGACTGTGACACATGCCTTCCAAGTGCCCTTTATCACCTCTGCCCCACCCTCTGGGAAGCAGGCAGTAAGTTTACCCCAGATCACTATGGAGAAGGAATGTGCTTGTGCAAACGTTGTGCCCAGCCCAGGTCCCACTGTGAGAGACTGCAAAAGAGTGTCTGGTTGCACCCAGACCCAAGCTGCAAGGCAGTGCCAATGCACACAACCCTGTGGCTGCAGCCATCCAGGCAACAGACATAGCTTCCTGATGAGGCTGTTGTGCCTCTCCATGTGTGGCACAAACGTCTCCTCggctccctgccagcaggagAGGATGGACCCACACTGCACAGGGCACCTGAGCCCACaaccacctcctgctgccacacacagcagccagggcagaTCATGACAgggaaaacttaaaaaaaccccaagcacaAGGTGTTTGTAGGGCAGAGTCTGCATTTTAAGGCACTAGAGACAGAAGTACCACCACAGCTCTGCTCGGGGCAAGATGATCATGGGCCATCTGCAATTGAGAGCTAAACATTGTGAAGCTGGGGACATCAGTGCTTCTATGGAGAAATCATGGAATaggtgggttggaagggaccttagtGATCATCTAGTCCCATGGGCCAGGACACTTTCCAGTAGAGCAGGttttcaaagccccatccaacctggccttgaacgcATCCAGGTAAGAGGCAGCCACTTCTCTGGACAACTGACACaagtgccagtgtctcactactCTGACattacagaatttcttcctaatgtctgacctaaatcttccctcttccagtttaaagccatcccTCATGTCCCAGCATCACCTGCTCTTGTTAAAATTCCCccctgctttcctgcagccctgtCAGATATTGGAAGGCCACTGTAAGATTTCCCCaaagcctcttctccagggtgaacaACCCCAACTGTCTCAGCCTGCCTTCACACCAGAGCTGCTCTAACCCTCTCATCATCttttgttgccctcctttggacctaaacagctccatgtccttacACTGGGGACTCCAGGCTGGGTCTCACAAGTCAGACTAGTAAAAATGCACAAGTGCGGGGAAGCGTGCAGTGTGTCTACAGGCAGGTGCAAGATGTGTGAGCCTGGTGTGCCCCACGTCCCCAGGCTCAGTCCTCAGATGGGCTCCCAGCTTCACCCCAACCCCAAATGCATAAAGCATTTGGCAACTAGATAGAGATGCATCATCCTGGCTTTCTTTAAGACAGTAGTCCCAAGGAAGGACATAACCCAAACCATCTGGAAAAACTTTGCTTCACAACAGCTTTCCAACCCCACAAGTGACTGGGCAGAAAGCTGGAGTTTGTACCCAGCTTTCGAAAGGGACAGGCCATGAGGAGACCCCGGCCCTTCTGCTAGAAGGAATTGATCTTGCACTGGGGATGAGACCAAGAAGGTCAAGGACAGACCAGCTGGTCACTGAGCAGTACAGCCCAGTGCAGTTCAAAGATATCAAACCCCAAAGGCAACTTTACAACCAGGCAAGGAACACCAAGCCATGGCAAGAGGGGCTGCTGGCCCCAACCAGATGTGACCACATGTGGTctggaaagcaaaggcagaaggTACCAGCTGCAGAGACTGGAGGGGAAAGTGAGTTTTCAGCCAGACTCACCCCAAGGGCCATCTAAGAAACACAGtgccacagggctgctgcctgGACACACCTCACCTGAGCCAACAGGACCTCTCCCCACCAACCTCACTCCAAGACCCTAAATGTAGCATGTGCTGACCTCACACACcccaggaaaaggggagatgtGTGCCCAGTCagaccccagcagctcccagaaaGCCAGAACTCTTACTGGAGCAGACATCTGCACCTTCCACCTGCTTGCAGGTTTCAGCAGTGGGAATCTGTTGACCCAAGTCTGACAACTCTTTTCTAATACCCACTTGGTCCATAAGGCCACTTCCTAGAACTCAGATATTTTAATGGAGAGCAGTGTGAGAGGTTGCCTGAAGACAGAAAAGTGCCAAAGGATTCCAGGAGAGATCCTCTTTCCTCCCCATTTTACAGGCAGGAGGAGCTTCACAAACCCCTTCCCCCCTGCACACACAAATGAGCACGCAACCCATTACTGAAGACAACTCTTGGTTTTATTCGTTCTCTTGGCAGAACAGTTGTTATTCATTTGCCTTTTCTGGCCTTGATCTTCCTCAAGTAGAACTCCAGCTCCTTGCCTTCCAACACATACCCATCAGCTCGGCCACACTGTCCAGGTCTGGAGGCAATGCAGGCTGCAAGGAGGAATCATCAGTTAAAAGTTGTAACTCCTGACCCCAGCACAAACACCGAGTGAGAAACACTGCACAAGGCCTCTCTAAGGGAGCACAGCCAGCAGGCTGTCAGAACAGACACACTCATTCTAGGTGCTGGCTTCAGCACCTCCTCCTGTGGTACCCTGCTCTTCaacctgctctgctgggctgagTCCCTAACGAAGTCCTCTTCAGATCTCCAAACTGTCATCACTCAAGttcagcagcagaactggaCAAAAGTCTCATCACCAGAAGACTTCAGAACACTCAACTATTTGCCAGAACTTGGAACCAGTCAAAGCTGTTTCATGTTGGCAGGACATTTTTCTGACACACTGTGCAATCCATGtgtctttccttgttttccaaGTCTCAAGCCTCGTAAATTTTCTCAAAGGCCAATCAGGAATGAGCTTTTCCTCAACGGCTCCAACCAGGAGCCTTGGTGGGACATGTACCAGTTCATGCTCCATACACAGGTTTCCCCTTCCTGCCAGAGGCAGGTCTCTCTGGAGAAGGAACAAGTTACACTTAAGACTCAGAAGATACTCCTGCAGATATGGAGAACACCCCATAGCCTTCACCCTGCCATTAGCTTCATCACAGCCCCTAGAATTTCAAGTGATCCCAAGATGAAGAATAAGATCTGCTCCGGCCCTGTTTGTGCCCTGACTCCCTTATCCCCACATCTTGATGCTGCCATGGACTCACCAAGTAGCTTTCCTTGCTGGAACTGCTCCTCAAGAATACTTGCTATCTTGGCATATTTCTTTCGCTCATCATATTTCTTCTGGATCTTCTTTGAACGCTTCTTATTCAAaatctcctcttcttcaggagtCTAAAATCCAGACCACAAGTGAGGACAAGGTTAAGCCTACTTCTAAACTAAGCATACTACTGCTAGAGTAAAAGGCCTCCATTATCATCAACGAGATGTTTGGATTCTCAGCACTTTGTTTCCCAAGTTGTATTTGCCACAGAAATAAATCCTTCAGCCTCAACAAAACAAGGTTCTTCAACAGAACCAGGTTTCACTTCTGAGGCCAAGAAACAGTGTTGCTAACTAGAGTAACTGCTGGCAACACAGCACCTTGCCCTAGGGAAGGTTGCTCTTAGATACATGAAATCACAAGGGTTTCCTTGGTTAAGTAATgcctcttcaaaaaaaaaaaaatcgccCTTTCCCTCTCCAGACAAAATGAAAGTGCTTGGGTGTGATGCAAGTCCTGGCAGACAGGTTACAAGCCCTCCCTGTGCTCCTGAATTGCACAGTGCCCAAGTAATATAGGCTTTGTTTTAATACAAGGAGGCAAACCTTAAGATGAATGCTACACATGTGCTACACTTTGAAGGACTTGGGGTTTGCCTCCTAGTAAAATAACCAATATGGGTCCAGATAGTCTAAGGACACTTAAAAACACACTTGGAGTTCACTTAGCAATCCACAAGCTTTTTATCAAAGCAATCATTCCCCAGCACAAGGACCTGACTTCCAAGTCTTCCTCAGCATCATGACGTGTCATCGCTCTCCCTTCAGTAGCAGAACTGGACAAAGGTATCATCATCAGAAGACCACAGACAGGCAGGTCCTTGTGCACAAGGGGTGTGATGCCTCAGAGTGCTTCGTGGTACTGAACACTGTTAACAGTCAGGCTTGTCCTGGGAGCTGATGGAAATGCAGCCCAGATAACCACTGCTATCACTGACAGGTACCCAACCACCTTTCTGGCAGGCCCTGTCCACTCCCAACAGCTCACTAACTACTGCCTCTAGTGGGGCAGACTACCCTGCAAGGAGTCAAAACACCCACCCCAGACGTACCAGTTTGGCACCCTTCTTGCGTCCCAGGGGCAAAGCATAGTGGGCTTCATACCACTGGCGGTACGGGGTGCTGTCAACGAGAACAATGCAATTCTTCACCAGGGTCTTTGTCCTCACCAGTTCATTGTTGGAAGCATTGTAGACAACGTCGATGATTCGAGTCTTGCGAGTGCAGCCTTTAAAAAGAAGAGTATGAATTCAACCCTACAGGGGTCAGACAGCTGAGAATACAGTCCAGGGCATTTCACACATACCCTCAAACCACCTCATGCTCATCACCCCATCAAATGTCCCCCAGCTTCCCTGGCACTGAATTAAATTTCACCAAGATATGCCTCTGTTTTTTATTAGACCAACTTTCTGCTGCTAGGACAGAAGCCCATATCTGGAAAATTACTCATACCAGGGGAAAAAGTGGGATCCATGGCTTTGCTGGAACTCATCttaaacaaaacccagcaaagtTAAAAACCAAATGTCTGTATTGGAAGATGGCTCAGCAGATGCCAACTAACATTGCACACAGGGCTCAGTCCCCTGTGTATTTCCTGGAGTTACTGCACTAGGCagtgctgaatggggctgctcTGCAACACGTAATAGAAACCATTTTTATAGGATGAGGGTTTATGAGTAAATTGAGGGGAAGCTGGAACTTACACCTGTTCAAGACCCACCTGAAACATTCAGTCCTAGCACTAGATTTGACTGTTTAGCAGATGCCCACCCTGGAGACACAGCCCTGCACGTATGCAAAGACCAGGCatgtggtggttttttcctctttgcttaGGTACCTTATTTCTTGTTCTGCAAATGGGCACACTCAGCCCATTCACCTCTGTAACAATGCCTGTGACAGCACTTACCACAGAACAGACAATGAGCGTCCTTTCTCCCTCACACCACACTGCCCACTGAAACATCACCTCACAAATTGCTGGCTTTACCATCATGCTGAGTAACACTGAAAAGGCTCAGGTTCAAATCACATGGTCTTCAGTTTGTAACTCAGAGAAACCCCACCTTGCTCAGCTCAGGGGAAACACTACAGAAGCCCCTTTTGTTTCTGCCCTCCCTGCTTTTGCTTAGCAAAGCAGTATCAACTGAACCGCAtgtaacaggatttttttctgaggtgtGGCTCTAGAACAAAATCCTCAACACTTCTCTTTCTTGTGCAGGACCACCTAACTTTTAGTAAAAGTTCATCAAAAACCACCAGTTGCATTTATAAACTAACAATATTTAGGTTTTTGCCCCCAGTAAAAGGTAATGCAAGCATGTCACTCAGTGTAACTATGACACTCCCATCACTGTGAGCTTAGCAGACATCTGAGTCTCCCAAGGCCACGTACAGTCAAAGTTATCATCACTATGCATGCTGCTTCAGACCCAATACTGCAAGATCCAGGATGTTCAAACCCAACCTATAAATCCATGCTTGCATTGTtgtccccctgccctgcagcagcaccagggaccagcaaaaaaataaagtaaaaaacccaaacaaacagaaaagagatttttctcttccaaagtGGCCTTAAAATGCACTTACATTCTGAGCCCCAGGAGAAGTTGCCAACATCCAACCGCAGGGCACGGTACTTCTTATTTCCACCACGAACTCTCACTGTGTGAATTCGGCGTGGGCCAATCTATGGGCAGAAATAAACCCCAGGGTGTTACTGGTGCTGGGAGGCTGTGCAGCTCCTGCACAAGCCCAGCAGACTCCTACCCCAAAAGGCAATGTGGTCAGTGTAACTATGACAAGCCCCAGCACTGGCAGATACAGTAAATGACCAAAACGGTCTGTTGCATCTACCTAAGGTGAAAGTTTCATCACTCCAATTGCCTCTTATTGCAAAAATGCatcatttgttttctgcaggCCCCAGGGAAAGTATCCCCCTTTAAGAACAGATACATAACCACTCACAAAACACATAATATATTCAAGCCTTTAACAGCACATAACCAGCAACTCaagtatgaaaacaaaacagctgccCTCCCACCCTTACCCCACTCCAAGGGAAATCACCAACCTTAGTGTTGGCAGGAGGTCGCCCCAACTCATACTTCCTCTTCTTATGGTAGGGCTTCCTCTTGCCCCCAGTCTTGCGGCGCTTATGCCAGTTGTCCCTGGAGATACCTGAATGGAAAGCAGGGTGGTCAGACCATGGCATGGAGTTCAcctggccatggcagggcaCGGTTCTGAGTCCTCAGCTCTCCAAGGTTGGTATCCGCATAGTGCACTCAGCCTTATGCAGCAGTAAGAGAAGCTTCATCATTGATACTCAGATCCGCCTGGACCTCCTCCCTTCCAGCAGACAGACTCCTTCCACCGTGTCTGACTGGCGTCCCCTGGGGGAAGCAGCCTCCCAACCTACCTCATGTGCCGGGCACCCTATTGGACATGCCCATCCCAAGCTGCCAGGCATCCCATAGGGGACACCCTATGTTCCGTTGAGTCTGGTAGATCCTCTATCAAAAGAAACCCCTGTCTCTCCCACCTGCTGGGCCTCTGAAAGACATTCCAACAcaaccctcctcctcctcctccccagcccgCTCGGGAGGCCCGATAAGGACTATGTCCCCATCGTTCCCGACCCCCCGTTTTGCCTACAAGCCGCCGCCGCCACTCACCCACCCCCAATCCCTCTTGCTGGATCCCCCTAAGAGTCGCCCCACCTCATCCACAGCGTCCCCTCTACAGCCCCGAGCACTACGGTCCCAGCGCCCGGGGCCTGCAGCAAGGCGAGGACAGGCTAAGTCACCCGCCCCTCCGCCATGTTGGGCCTAGAAATCCtccccccagcctgcagctcagCGCCGCCGCGGCCCCCCTTAACGGCGAGCGGTGCAGCCTGGCGGCACCCGGCGATGCCCCCCAGTAAGGGGTAGAGGCAGGGCGCGGCGGCGCGGAGAGCGGATGCCGACGGATGGCGGCGGATGGCGGCCTGGCCGCGGAGCAGCCCCACTCACCCATGGTTCAGCACTGGCGCAAAAaggagggggcggggcctcACGGAGGAGTTTGGCGGGACCAGCTCTCGCGAGGCCCTTACGTCACCACGCCGCCAGCGCGCGGCGTGCACCGTTGCCGGGCAACGCGGCGGCTCTGAAGGGAGAGGGTGGGCGATGGCGACGGCGGGTGCCACCGGGACCGGGTCTGGATATGTGTCACCGCTGGAGCTGCTCGGCCGAGGTCCAGCGGCCCCGGTTCAGCCCCCGGCCCGGGAGGGACGGGATCATTGTCAGGGGTTTGCCTGTCCCAGGTTCTTCCTGCCTGCCCCCACGTGTCACCTCACTAATGCCGCCAAGCAGGGCCCAGGGCCCGGCAACCCACGGCGGGGCCGGGTGGGAGCAGCGATCCCCGCGCCCCTGGGACGGGCagtgcccagccctgctggccGCGGGCACCACATTAGCATGGGGCTCATTAGCATTCGACTGATTTGCATACCCAGGGTGCACCGCGAGCCGGCGGTGCAGCCCGTGTAGTATTTTCCGCCGGGATCGTGGGTCTGAGAGTGGAATTGTCCGTGTACGGCAAGAGGGAAAGGGGCCGAGGCGGCGAGAAGCATGCGAAGGTGTGGGGCTGACCGAGCGGCGGTTCTCGCCATGTCTGTAGTAGGGACAGTTGGGTGTGGGTTGGTTTCAGAGGAGCATAACCAAGCATACTCTGGTTTCTCTTCAGATCGTATAAATCTTTCGCCTTTTACTAAAGATTTCCGTGGAGAGGAACAAGTACGAGTGTTGATCAATTTTTTGAGGCTTCACTTCGGTGAAGCTATCCCAtgcttgtttaaaaatagaattgaggaagaggggaggaaaacaAAGTAAGA
The genomic region above belongs to Heliangelus exortis chromosome 8, bHelExo1.hap1, whole genome shotgun sequence and contains:
- the LOC139799023 gene encoding SLIT and NTRK-like protein 1 isoform X1, which gives rise to MHTQHPLPSRAESCTQYRGAGLGTLWGSFLLAASLALDAAPQSCNCTEPMDFQAFQEAPLPESCCLNFTSSNITHLDWGALVGVRGLRELYLSHCSITDITNAQGVPPALEILHLSHNLLESLPGSFLEDAPNLRVLYLDSNQLQELPKSFLKASTQVQEVYLGSNALTILPTSLLKPSLLQLQLSNNSWDCSCAFLSNLEGWPSLAAEIICHTPERYHGMDLQSIPRDELCRSHNLTALFICLPPLLILVSITWCFCRRKRKTNYSIQRRSQSHTATAERGDIPVPAEPHHYVPYELPAVPSETEKNVLLGNKVLLQPSADLLESSKDLYEEVEIQMGSSCSQVPAREGLQGRAVGRQQDAPSQRAEELGSSEPEVDTVSVSEVLKDSADREKMYMSQSTNYYNLVPGIELEDSDNIELEYESIDLH
- the LOC139799023 gene encoding SLIT and NTRK-like protein 1 isoform X2; the encoded protein is MGCAAAGAGLGTLWGSFLLAASLALDAAPQSCNCTEPMDFQAFQEAPLPESCCLNFTSSNITHLDWGALVGVRGLRELYLSHCSITDITNAQGVPPALEILHLSHNLLESLPGSFLEDAPNLRVLYLDSNQLQELPKSFLKASTQVQEVYLGSNALTILPTSLLKPSLLQLQLSNNSWDCSCAFLSNLEGWPSLAAEIICHTPERYHGMDLQSIPRDELCRSHNLTALFICLPPLLILVSITWCFCRRKRKTNYSIQRRSQSHTATAERGDIPVPAEPHHYVPYELPAVPSETEKNVLLGNKVLLQPSADLLESSKDLYEEVEIQMGSSCSQVPAREGLQGRAVGRQQDAPSQRAEELGSSEPEVDTVSVSEVLKDSADREKMYMSQSTNYYNLVPGIELEDSDNIELEYESIDLH
- the RPS8 gene encoding small ribosomal subunit protein eS8 → MGISRDNWHKRRKTGGKRKPYHKKRKYELGRPPANTKIGPRRIHTVRVRGGNKKYRALRLDVGNFSWGSECCTRKTRIIDVVYNASNNELVRTKTLVKNCIVLVDSTPYRQWYEAHYALPLGRKKGAKLTPEEEEILNKKRSKKIQKKYDERKKYAKIASILEEQFQQGKLLACIASRPGQCGRADGYVLEGKELEFYLRKIKARKGK